One window of Bacillus alkalicellulosilyticus genomic DNA carries:
- a CDS encoding Maf family protein yields MMSFILASASPRRKELLQQAQLQFTVVPSTIDETMDPTLSPGSLVQSLALQKANDVFSQFPQSIIVGADTIVVSGTTLLGKPQDKQEAKQMLQSLSGTVHDVYTGVAIVSPDRHSQFHVKTTVEFWELTEADIEAYIASNEPFDKAGAYGIQGIGATLVKKIDGDYFSVVGLPLSRIVRELKDFGVTPTSLF; encoded by the coding sequence ATGATGTCATTTATTTTAGCCTCAGCTTCTCCCCGTCGTAAAGAATTGCTACAGCAAGCGCAACTTCAGTTTACTGTTGTACCCAGTACCATTGATGAAACAATGGACCCAACCCTTTCTCCAGGTAGTCTAGTTCAAAGCTTAGCGTTACAAAAGGCCAATGATGTTTTTTCGCAATTTCCTCAATCGATTATTGTAGGCGCTGATACGATTGTTGTGTCAGGGACTACACTTCTCGGTAAGCCTCAAGACAAGCAAGAAGCCAAACAAATGCTTCAATCGCTTTCTGGAACAGTTCATGATGTGTATACAGGTGTTGCGATTGTTAGCCCTGATCGTCATAGTCAATTTCATGTGAAGACGACTGTTGAGTTTTGGGAATTAACAGAAGCTGACATCGAAGCTTATATCGCCTCAAACGAACCGTTTGATAAAGCAGGAGCTTATGGGATTCAAGGAATTGGCGCCACCTTAGTGAAAAAAATCGATGGCGATTATTTTTCAGTTGTTGGGTTGCCTTTATCTCGAATTGTCCGTGAATTAAAAGACTTCGGAGTTACACCAACGTCACTTTTTTAA